A portion of the Fusobacterium sp. genome contains these proteins:
- a CDS encoding GNAT family N-acetyltransferase, which produces MIKEFDGSLKMAEELLLIDSESFKDIPYTSDVLCEKIKKNNCYKVFVYYKEGIPAAYLGLLYVSNLHYDGMWVDLIAVRKKFQNQDIGKALLRYAEEKASESSLEMLTGLVKADNISSLSMFKSSGFMHDDIGFKLFIKDIEKK; this is translated from the coding sequence ATGATAAAAGAGTTTGATGGTTCTTTAAAAATGGCAGAAGAATTGTTATTGATAGACAGTGAATCTTTTAAAGATATACCATATACTTCTGATGTGCTGTGTGAAAAAATAAAAAAGAATAACTGCTATAAAGTATTTGTATATTATAAAGAGGGTATTCCTGCTGCATATTTAGGCTTGCTTTATGTAAGCAATCTCCATTATGATGGAATGTGGGTAGATCTTATAGCAGTAAGAAAGAAATTTCAGAATCAAGATATAGGAAAAGCTCTTTTGAGATATGCAGAAGAAAAAGCCAGTGAAAGCTCTCTTGAGATGCTGACTGGGTTAGTTAAGGCTGATAATATATCTTCTTTATCAATGTTTAAAAGTTCAGGCTTTATGCATGATGATATTGGCTTTAAACTTTTTATAAAGGATATAGAAAAAAAATAA
- a CDS encoding phosphoglycerate kinase: MAKKIVTDLDVKGKKVLMRVDFNVPMKDGKITDDNRIVAALPTIKYVLENGGKVIAFSHLGKVKTEEDLTKKSLKAVSERLAELLGQPVKFVPATRGPELETAVAELKDGEIMMFENTRFEDLDGKKESKNDPELGKYWASLGDVFVNDAFGTAHRAHASNVGIAANIGEGKTAAGFLMEKEIKFIGGVVDAPERPLVAILGGAKVSDKIGVIENLLIKADKVLVGGAMMFTFLKALGKSTGTSLVEEDKIELAKELLAKANGKLILPIDTVVAKEFNNDAPHRTVSVDAIPADEMGLDVGAGTVELFTKEINGAKTVVWNGPMGVFEMPSYAKGTIGVCEAIANLKGATTIIGGGDSAAAAISLGYADKFTHISTGGGASLEYLEGKKLPGVESISNK, from the coding sequence ATGGCTAAGAAGATAGTAACAGATTTAGATGTTAAAGGTAAAAAAGTATTAATGAGAGTAGATTTTAATGTACCTATGAAAGATGGAAAAATAACTGACGATAACAGAATAGTTGCAGCTCTTCCAACTATTAAATATGTACTTGAAAATGGGGGGAAAGTAATAGCTTTTTCTCATTTAGGTAAAGTAAAAACTGAAGAAGATTTAACTAAAAAATCTCTAAAAGCAGTTTCTGAAAGATTAGCTGAGCTTTTAGGACAACCGGTTAAATTTGTACCTGCTACAAGAGGTCCTGAATTAGAAACAGCAGTTGCTGAACTAAAAGATGGAGAAATCATGATGTTTGAAAATACAAGATTCGAAGATCTTGATGGTAAAAAAGAATCTAAAAATGATCCAGAACTAGGAAAATATTGGGCATCTTTAGGAGATGTTTTTGTGAATGATGCATTTGGAACTGCTCACAGAGCACATGCTTCAAATGTAGGAATAGCAGCAAATATTGGAGAGGGAAAAACAGCAGCAGGATTTTTAATGGAAAAGGAAATAAAATTTATAGGTGGAGTTGTTGATGCACCAGAAAGACCTCTAGTAGCAATATTAGGAGGAGCTAAAGTTTCTGATAAAATTGGAGTTATAGAAAATCTATTAATTAAAGCAGATAAAGTTTTAGTTGGTGGAGCTATGATGTTTACTTTCTTAAAAGCTTTAGGAAAAAGTACAGGAACTTCATTAGTTGAAGAAGATAAAATTGAACTGGCAAAAGAATTACTAGCTAAAGCCAATGGTAAACTTATACTTCCAATAGATACAGTAGTAGCAAAAGAATTTAATAATGATGCACCTCATAGAACTGTATCAGTAGATGCAATACCTGCTGATGAAATGGGACTTGATGTAGGAGCTGGAACTGTTGAGTTATTTACAAAAGAAATCAATGGAGCTAAAACTGTAGTATGGAATGGACCAATGGGTGTATTTGAAATGCCTAGCTATGCAAAAGGAACTATAGGAGTATGTGAAGCTATAGCTAATCTTAAAGGAGCAACAACTATTATAGGTGGAGGAGATTCAGCAGCAGCAGCAATAAGTTTAGGATATGCTGATAAATTTACTCATATTTCTACTGGTGGAGGAGCTTCGCTAGAATATTTAGAAGGTAAAAAATTACCAGGTGTAGAATCTATTTCTAATAAATAA
- the gap gene encoding type I glyceraldehyde-3-phosphate dehydrogenase, whose amino-acid sequence MAVKVAINGFGRIGRLALRLMVENSEFDVVAINDLTDAHMLAHLFKYDSAQGRFNGTIEVKEDAFVVNGHTIKTFAQADPKDLPWGDLGVDVVLECTGFFTKKEKAEDHIKAGAKKVVISAPATGDLKTVVYNVNDDILDGTETVISGASCTTNCLAPMAKVLEDKYGIIEGLMTTIHAYTNDQNTLDGPHKKGDLRRARAAAANIVPNTTGAAKAIGLVIPALKGKLDGAAQRVPVITGSLTELVTVLNKPVTVEEINAAMKAATNESFGYTEEELVSSDIIGIHYGSLFDATQTKVMTVGDRQLVKTVAWYDNEMSYTSQLIRTLKKFVELSK is encoded by the coding sequence ATGGCAGTTAAAGTAGCAATTAACGGATTTGGAAGAATTGGAAGATTAGCATTGAGATTAATGGTTGAAAACTCAGAATTTGATGTTGTAGCAATTAACGACTTAACAGATGCACATATGTTGGCACACTTATTTAAATATGACTCAGCACAAGGAAGGTTCAATGGAACTATCGAAGTTAAAGAAGATGCTTTTGTGGTTAATGGACATACAATCAAAACTTTTGCACAAGCTGACCCTAAAGATCTACCATGGGGAGATTTAGGTGTAGATGTAGTTCTTGAATGTACTGGATTCTTCACTAAAAAAGAGAAAGCAGAAGACCATATCAAAGCAGGAGCTAAAAAAGTTGTTATTTCTGCACCAGCAACTGGAGATCTTAAAACTGTAGTTTACAATGTAAATGATGATATTCTTGATGGAACTGAAACAGTTATTTCTGGAGCATCTTGTACTACTAACTGTTTAGCACCAATGGCTAAAGTATTAGAAGATAAATATGGAATTATAGAAGGATTAATGACTACTATCCATGCTTATACAAATGACCAAAATACACTTGATGGACCACATAAAAAAGGAGATCTTAGAAGAGCAAGAGCTGCCGCTGCTAACATCGTTCCTAACACAACTGGAGCTGCAAAAGCTATTGGTCTAGTAATTCCAGCTCTAAAAGGAAAATTAGATGGAGCTGCACAAAGAGTTCCTGTAATCACTGGATCATTAACTGAACTTGTAACTGTTCTTAACAAACCAGTAACTGTAGAAGAAATAAATGCTGCAATGAAAGCTGCTACTAATGAATCTTTTGGGTATACTGAAGAAGAATTGGTATCTAGTGATATCATTGGAATCCATTATGGTTCTCTATTTGATGCAACTCAAACAAAAGTAATGACAGTAGGAGACAGACAACTAGTTAAAACTGTTGCTTGGTATGATAATGAAATGTCTTATACTTCTCAACTAATCAGAACTCTTAAAAAATTCGTAGAATTATCTAAATAA
- a CDS encoding RluA family pseudouridine synthase, protein MKKFVIEPEYDGYEIGTYLKETKGYSGRGLRNLEIYLNGKRVKNNSKKVRKLNRLLIKEKDKETGIIPMEIPIKVAYEDKNILLIDKDPYIIVHPTQKKVDKTLANGVVNYFLKTTGKIMVPRFYNRLDMNTSGLIIVAKNSYAQSFLQEKGIVKKFYKAIVKGIIEKDEFLIDKPIGKVGDDLRRREIAVKDGGQEAQTKIKVIKRFEDLTLIEAELLTGRTHQIRAHMALEGYPLLGDELYGGEDKRAKRQMLHSYKTQFSDVETGELKTVEIDIPDDMKKILSEE, encoded by the coding sequence ATGAAAAAATTTGTAATAGAACCAGAATATGATGGTTACGAAATAGGTACATATCTTAAAGAGACAAAGGGATATTCTGGAAGAGGATTGAGAAACTTAGAAATATATCTCAATGGAAAGAGGGTTAAAAACAATAGTAAGAAAGTTAGAAAACTCAATAGACTTTTAATAAAGGAAAAAGATAAAGAAACTGGAATAATACCTATGGAGATACCAATTAAGGTAGCTTATGAGGATAAGAATATACTTCTCATTGATAAAGATCCATATATAATAGTACATCCTACTCAAAAAAAGGTAGATAAAACACTTGCAAATGGTGTTGTAAATTACTTTTTAAAAACAACTGGAAAAATAATGGTACCAAGGTTTTACAATAGACTTGATATGAATACATCAGGACTTATTATAGTAGCTAAAAATTCTTATGCACAGTCTTTTCTTCAGGAAAAAGGAATAGTAAAAAAATTCTATAAAGCGATAGTAAAAGGCATAATAGAAAAAGATGAATTTCTTATAGATAAACCTATTGGAAAAGTAGGTGATGATTTGAGGAGAAGAGAGATAGCTGTAAAAGATGGTGGACAAGAAGCTCAAACCAAGATAAAAGTTATAAAAAGGTTTGAAGATTTAACTTTAATAGAAGCAGAACTTCTCACAGGAAGAACACATCAGATTAGAGCTCATATGGCTTTAGAGGGATATCCTCTTTTAGGAGATGAACTTTATGGTGGTGAAGATAAAAGAGCAAAAAGACAAATGCTTCACTCATATAAAACACAATTTTCAGATGTAGAGACAGGAGAACTTAAAACAGTGGAAATAGATATTCCTGATGATATGAAGAAGATATTATCAGAAGAGTAA
- the hemA gene encoding glutamyl-tRNA reductase gives MNLDKLVVFGISHKELSMSEREEFIKQNPEQIINSFLSSKKIKGYINLSTCLRVEFYLQVAENFSLKDFLECFSFKKGIFTKIGEDAAEYLFKVSCGFYSVIKGEDQILAQIKKAHSFSMENNISSKILNIVFNKAIELGKKFRTESKVCHNALSLEAISLKFIKESIGFLSDKKVLILGVGDLAQAILYLLVKENVKNITITNRTHHKALEVQSIFDIDVISFEHKNTAAAESDVIISATSAPHLVLKSEEIVPYLHNDKKYTFLDLAVPRDIEETIGSSGNVSLFNLDDIWSVYNKNLETRDSLMSGYSYLIDKQMINLKKWFQYYEERTI, from the coding sequence ATGAATTTAGATAAGCTTGTTGTCTTTGGTATATCCCATAAAGAATTAAGTATGTCTGAACGTGAAGAATTTATTAAGCAAAATCCCGAACAGATTATAAATTCTTTTTTGTCTTCAAAGAAGATAAAAGGTTATATTAACCTTTCAACTTGTCTGAGGGTAGAATTCTATCTTCAAGTTGCGGAAAATTTTTCATTAAAAGACTTTTTAGAATGTTTTTCTTTCAAAAAAGGAATATTTACAAAAATAGGAGAAGATGCTGCTGAATATCTTTTTAAAGTAAGCTGTGGTTTTTATTCTGTCATAAAAGGAGAGGATCAGATACTAGCTCAAATAAAAAAAGCTCATTCATTTTCTATGGAAAACAATATTTCTTCAAAAATACTTAATATTGTATTCAACAAAGCTATAGAACTTGGAAAAAAATTCAGAACTGAAAGTAAAGTATGTCATAATGCTCTTTCTCTTGAAGCTATTTCTTTGAAATTTATAAAAGAATCTATTGGTTTTCTTTCTGATAAAAAAGTTCTTATTCTTGGTGTTGGAGATCTGGCACAAGCTATACTTTATCTTCTGGTGAAAGAAAATGTAAAAAATATAACAATAACTAACAGAACTCATCATAAAGCCTTGGAAGTCCAGAGCATATTTGATATAGATGTTATCAGTTTTGAACATAAAAATACTGCTGCTGCAGAAAGTGATGTAATAATAAGTGCTACTTCAGCACCACATCTGGTACTAAAATCTGAAGAGATAGTCCCTTATCTCCATAATGATAAAAAATATACATTCCTTGATCTTGCTGTACCTAGAGATATAGAGGAAACAATCGGTTCTTCTGGGAATGTTTCCCTTTTCAATCTTGATGATATCTGGAGTGTGTATAATAAAAATTTAGAAACAAGAGATTCTCTAATGAGTGGTTACAGTTATCTCATTGACAAACAAATGATAAATCTGAAAAAATGGTTTCAATATTATGAAGAAAGGACTATATAA